Proteins encoded in a region of the Roseateles sp. SL47 genome:
- a CDS encoding aldehyde dehydrogenase family protein encodes MSIASTDLLAALGVPSTAFTGGSLTVRSPIDGAVIGAVPEAAAAAMSEAVGRAHTAFLAWRQVPAPKRGELVRLFGEELRTHKADLARLVSLEAGKVTSEGEGEVQEMIDICDFAVGLSRQLHGLTIASERPGHRMMEQYLPLGVVGIISAFNFPVAVWAWNSALALVCGDTCIWKPSEKTPLTALATQALFEKAVARYAGAPAHLSQVVVGGAAVGETLVDNPRVALVSATGSTRMGRAVGPRVAARFGRCLLELGGNNAIIVTPSADLDLAVRGILFGAYGTAGQRCTTTRRVIAHESIHDELVQRLERARAQLKIGSPIEAGNLIGPLIDKAAFDAMQAALAAARAQGGEVTGGERALASRYPEAWYAVPALVRMPAQTAVVRQETFAPILYTLQYKTLDEAIALQNDVPQGLSSAIFTNDIREAETFVSATGSDCGIANVNIGTSGAEIGGAFGGEKETGGGRESGSDAWKAYMRRTTNTVNYSRELPLAQGVKFDV; translated from the coding sequence ATGAGCATTGCAAGCACCGATCTGCTGGCCGCCCTGGGCGTGCCGAGCACCGCCTTCACCGGCGGCTCCCTGACTGTCCGCAGCCCCATCGACGGCGCCGTGATTGGCGCGGTGCCGGAGGCCGCCGCCGCCGCCATGAGCGAGGCCGTGGGCCGTGCCCACACCGCCTTCCTGGCCTGGCGCCAGGTGCCCGCCCCCAAGCGTGGGGAACTGGTCCGCCTGTTTGGCGAGGAACTGCGCACCCACAAGGCAGACCTGGCCCGTCTGGTCTCGCTGGAAGCCGGCAAGGTGACCAGCGAAGGCGAGGGCGAAGTGCAGGAGATGATCGACATCTGCGATTTCGCAGTCGGCCTCTCCCGCCAGTTGCACGGGCTGACCATTGCCAGCGAGCGCCCCGGCCACCGCATGATGGAGCAGTACCTGCCCCTGGGGGTGGTGGGCATCATTTCCGCCTTTAATTTCCCGGTGGCGGTGTGGGCCTGGAACTCCGCGCTGGCCCTGGTGTGTGGGGACACCTGCATCTGGAAGCCCAGCGAAAAGACGCCGTTGACGGCCCTGGCCACGCAGGCGCTGTTTGAGAAGGCGGTGGCCCGTTATGCCGGCGCCCCTGCGCATCTGTCGCAGGTGGTGGTGGGCGGTGCCGCTGTGGGCGAGACCCTGGTGGACAACCCCCGTGTGGCCCTGGTGTCGGCCACGGGGTCCACCCGCATGGGCCGCGCCGTGGGGCCCCGCGTGGCCGCGCGTTTTGGCCGCTGCCTGCTGGAACTGGGCGGCAACAACGCCATCATCGTCACCCCCAGCGCCGACCTGGATCTGGCGGTGCGCGGCATTTTGTTCGGTGCCTACGGCACGGCCGGCCAGCGCTGCACCACCACGCGTCGTGTGATTGCGCATGAATCCATCCATGACGAGCTGGTCCAGCGGCTGGAGCGCGCCCGCGCCCAACTCAAGATCGGCAGCCCGATCGAAGCCGGCAACCTCATCGGCCCGCTGATCGACAAGGCCGCGTTTGATGCCATGCAGGCAGCACTGGCGGCCGCTCGGGCGCAGGGCGGGGAAGTGACCGGTGGCGAGCGTGCGCTGGCGTCGCGTTATCCGGAAGCCTGGTATGCCGTGCCCGCGCTGGTGCGCATGCCGGCGCAGACGGCGGTGGTGCGCCAGGAAACCTTCGCCCCCATCCTCTACACCCTTCAATACAAGACGCTGGACGAAGCCATTGCGCTGCAAAACGATGTGCCGCAGGGCTTGTCTTCGGCCATCTTCACCAACGACATCCGTGAGGCCGAAACCTTTGTCAGCGCCACCGGGTCTGACTGCGGTATCGCCAACGTGAACATCGGCACCTCCGGCGCCGAGATCGGCGGGGCCTTTGGCGGGGAGAAGGAAACCGGCGGTGGCCGCGAGTCCGGCTCTGATGCCTGGAAGGCCTACATGCGCCGCACCACCAATACCGTCAACTATTCGCGCGAGTTGCCGCTGGCGCAGGGTGTGAAGTTCGATGTCTGA
- a CDS encoding 2-oxoadipate dioxygenase/decarboxylase family protein codes for MLTVALGEVLARQAFAQLHVVPALLRPVEAWVSRAELAQALNMALFLDVTRRVPMASAYVADLQRAGERLVFDHGALRTVAWPSGQLPPGEASITRVLRPLGFEMAATYPLPRLKMTGRAWRHADLPEDVAQYFVSELHPERFSEGFQATVTRVLSTSRDPLSPADLALLEQLARDRQLPFAAAEVLLPHLIACFARHHGLFEADDYQQLLSESAEMAWIATEGQAFNHATDRVADVAAVAEAQRALGRPVKDSVETSATGRVRQTAFRAARVMREFHDRGQRVMLEVPGSFHEFIQREPLPGSTALDLAFDAGNATGIFKMTAGRATTDEAPTC; via the coding sequence CTGCTGACGGTGGCGCTGGGGGAGGTACTGGCTCGCCAGGCCTTTGCGCAGTTGCATGTGGTGCCTGCATTGCTGCGCCCGGTGGAGGCGTGGGTGAGCCGCGCCGAACTGGCGCAGGCCCTGAACATGGCGCTGTTCCTCGACGTCACCCGGCGGGTGCCGATGGCGTCGGCCTATGTGGCGGACCTGCAGCGGGCCGGCGAGCGGCTCGTGTTTGACCATGGCGCGTTGCGCACGGTGGCCTGGCCGAGTGGCCAGCTCCCGCCCGGCGAAGCCTCCATCACACGTGTGCTGCGGCCGTTGGGATTCGAGATGGCGGCCACCTATCCGCTGCCTCGGCTGAAGATGACCGGTCGGGCCTGGCGTCATGCCGACCTGCCGGAGGACGTGGCGCAGTACTTTGTCTCCGAACTGCATCCGGAGCGTTTCTCCGAAGGCTTCCAGGCGACGGTGACGCGGGTGTTGTCCACATCGCGAGATCCGCTGTCGCCGGCCGACCTCGCCTTGCTGGAGCAACTCGCGCGTGACCGGCAGTTGCCCTTTGCAGCGGCGGAGGTCCTGTTGCCGCATCTCATCGCCTGCTTTGCGCGCCACCATGGGCTGTTTGAAGCGGACGACTATCAGCAACTGCTGAGCGAGTCTGCAGAAATGGCCTGGATCGCCACCGAGGGCCAGGCTTTTAACCATGCCACCGACCGTGTGGCCGACGTCGCCGCAGTGGCCGAGGCGCAGCGGGCGCTGGGCCGGCCAGTGAAGGACAGTGTGGAAACCTCGGCCACCGGCCGCGTGCGCCAGACCGCCTTCCGCGCAGCACGGGTGATGCGCGAGTTTCACGACCGTGGGCAGCGGGTGATGCTGGAAGTGCCTGGCAGCTTCCATGAGTTCATCCAGCGTGAGCCCTTGCCCGGCTCCACGGCACTGGACCTGGCGTTTGACGCGGGCAATGCCACCGGCATCTTCAAGATGACCGCCGGACGTGCCACCACCGACGAGGCTCCGACATGCTGA
- a CDS encoding FAD-binding oxidoreductase, which yields MLTALLAQARGLCGDAHVQEGAGIEPRYLQPARYGAGQAACMVRPSSVAEVSALMALAADHGVRVIAQGAHTGLVRAGTPTDAQRDLLLSTERLKQVFELDLLDRTLRLSAGYRLSEVNERLAEHGLWFPVDLSADPSIGGMLAHNTGGTRMLRYGDVRANTLGLEVVLAEPAGQVLRCGQGLQKDNSALALGHLFIGSSGSLGVITEATLKLSPLPRQRAVALVAPSGLAPVFPLYQTVMQRWGVLVSAFEGISRAALEAGLHGQDLSRWFSGELPDYALLIELSSELPSDQLDLQGLLQGWLEAEFESGRVADAVLDADEAIWGLRHRISEGLRVQGKVIGLDLSLPRRAFMVFREEGAAWLALNHPQLRLADFGHLGDGGLHFNMVWPKEAGPLDPAQELALREGLYRLVAAHGGSISAEHGVGPQLQEAYRAHWRQVSPAVLDWAGRVQMLFDPHTRLGGTQWGA from the coding sequence ATGCTGACCGCGCTGCTGGCTCAGGCGCGCGGCCTGTGTGGGGACGCTCATGTGCAGGAGGGCGCCGGCATCGAGCCGCGTTATTTGCAACCGGCCCGGTATGGCGCAGGGCAGGCGGCGTGCATGGTGCGCCCCTCCAGCGTGGCGGAAGTCTCCGCGCTGATGGCCCTTGCGGCCGACCATGGGGTGCGGGTGATTGCCCAGGGCGCGCACACAGGGCTGGTGCGCGCCGGCACACCGACGGACGCGCAGCGGGATCTGCTGTTGAGCACCGAACGGCTCAAGCAGGTCTTTGAGCTGGATCTGCTGGACCGGACCTTGCGGCTGTCGGCGGGCTATCGGCTGTCTGAAGTGAATGAACGGCTGGCCGAGCACGGCTTGTGGTTCCCCGTGGACCTGAGTGCCGACCCCAGCATCGGTGGCATGCTGGCCCACAACACCGGCGGTACCCGCATGCTGCGTTATGGAGACGTGCGGGCCAATACCTTGGGGCTGGAAGTGGTGTTGGCCGAACCGGCGGGGCAGGTGCTGCGGTGTGGCCAGGGCCTGCAGAAGGACAACTCGGCGCTGGCGCTGGGGCATCTGTTCATCGGGTCGTCGGGCAGCCTGGGTGTCATCACCGAGGCCACGCTCAAGCTGAGCCCACTGCCGCGTCAGCGGGCCGTGGCGCTGGTGGCGCCCAGTGGCCTCGCGCCGGTGTTTCCGCTCTATCAGACGGTGATGCAGCGCTGGGGTGTGCTGGTGTCGGCCTTTGAGGGCATCAGCCGGGCCGCGCTGGAAGCGGGGCTGCATGGGCAGGATCTGTCCCGATGGTTCAGTGGCGAGCTGCCGGACTATGCCTTGCTGATTGAACTCAGCAGCGAGCTTCCCTCCGACCAACTCGATCTCCAGGGGCTGCTGCAGGGCTGGCTGGAAGCTGAGTTTGAGAGCGGCCGGGTGGCAGACGCCGTGCTGGATGCGGACGAGGCCATCTGGGGCCTGCGGCATCGCATCAGCGAAGGGCTGCGGGTGCAGGGCAAGGTGATCGGGCTGGACCTGTCGCTGCCTCGGCGTGCGTTCATGGTCTTCCGGGAAGAAGGCGCGGCCTGGCTGGCGCTCAACCACCCCCAACTGCGGCTGGCCGACTTTGGCCATCTGGGCGACGGCGGCCTGCACTTCAACATGGTCTGGCCCAAGGAGGCGGGACCCTTGGACCCGGCGCAAGAACTGGCCCTGCGGGAGGGCCTCTATCGGCTGGTGGCGGCGCACGGTGGTTCCATCAGCGCGGAGCATGGTGTGGGACCGCAACTGCAGGAGGCGTATCGGGCGCATTGGCGTCAGGTCTCGCCTGCGGTGCTGGATTGGGCGGGCCGCGTACAAATGCTCTTTGATCCGCACACACGTTTGGGGGGAACGCAATGGGGCGCATAA
- a CDS encoding LacI family DNA-binding transcriptional regulator has protein sequence MPKPATIIDVAREAGVSIKTVSRVVNQEAGVHAETRDQVQQVMARLNYRPKQSARSLAGGRSFLIGLLYYDPSAAFVGGVQQGATLRCREAGYHLVVESLHNDAPDLQKQVDRMVSALRPDGMILTPPLCDNPQVLQALRDSQTPCVLISPAADNPEHPSVRMDDVHAAEEITNLLISLGHQRIAIIKGAKDQVASKRRYQGYAAALKAHGIPLDKDLVVQGDFTFPTGVDAAYQLLSRRQRPTAVFASNDEMALGVLVAAQRLGLEVPGDLSIAGFDDTPAAARVWPPLTTVRQPMDEMARAAVDLLVGAPRSGEGAGEAVTQAGQHRVLKHELIVRDSTAASLHKPTRARKGA, from the coding sequence ATGCCCAAACCCGCCACCATCATCGATGTCGCCCGCGAGGCGGGGGTATCGATCAAGACCGTCTCCCGCGTTGTGAACCAGGAGGCCGGGGTACACGCCGAAACGCGGGACCAGGTGCAGCAGGTGATGGCGCGGCTGAACTACCGCCCCAAGCAATCCGCCCGAAGCCTGGCCGGTGGCCGGTCCTTTCTCATCGGCCTGCTGTATTACGACCCCAGCGCGGCCTTCGTGGGCGGCGTCCAGCAAGGGGCCACCTTGCGCTGCCGCGAGGCCGGCTACCATTTGGTGGTGGAATCTCTCCACAACGATGCCCCCGACCTGCAGAAGCAGGTGGACCGCATGGTCTCCGCCCTGCGCCCGGACGGCATGATCCTCACTCCCCCGCTGTGCGACAACCCGCAGGTGCTGCAGGCCCTGCGCGACAGCCAGACCCCCTGTGTACTGATCTCCCCGGCGGCGGACAACCCCGAGCATCCCAGCGTCCGGATGGACGACGTGCATGCGGCGGAAGAAATCACCAACCTGCTGATCAGCCTGGGCCACCAGCGCATCGCCATCATCAAGGGCGCCAAGGACCAGGTGGCGTCGAAACGTCGCTACCAAGGGTATGCCGCCGCGCTGAAGGCCCACGGCATCCCGCTGGACAAGGACCTGGTGGTCCAGGGGGACTTCACCTTCCCCACCGGCGTGGACGCCGCTTATCAGTTGCTGAGCCGCCGCCAGCGGCCCACCGCCGTCTTCGCCAGCAATGATGAAATGGCGCTGGGGGTGCTGGTGGCTGCGCAGCGCCTGGGCCTGGAAGTGCCAGGGGACCTGTCGATCGCCGGTTTTGACGACACACCCGCCGCAGCCCGCGTCTGGCCTCCGCTGACCACCGTGCGCCAGCCCATGGATGAAATGGCGCGTGCGGCCGTTGATCTGCTGGTCGGCGCGCCACGGTCCGGGGAGGGCGCCGGGGAGGCCGTCACGCAGGCGGGGCAGCACCGCGTGCTCAAGCACGAACTGATCGTGCGTGACTCCACCGCCGCCTCGCTGCACAAACCCACACGCGCCCGCAAAGGCGCCTGA